CTTCTGCCTACCAAGAGGCAAGGGTGGGTCCTTCATTTGTCTTCAGTCTGAATTAAATGAAAGTTAGCTCTTTCCAAAGCTAAGCTGCCTTCTACCCTCGCAAAATCccagctccttccttccttccctccccagtgATACCCATGAACTGCCAGTAGAGGCCGCTCTAGTTCCGTGTGTGGGGAATCACCTGGTTCAAGGCACACCCGACCCCGTCATTTTCTTTGCTCTATACTAAAAGTTCCTTCTGAATAATGTCTTAAGTTTCTTGCGGAGATGCCAGGGACCCCTGGTTTTTGGTTTTCAAATGAATTGGAGGGCTATCTAGGACCTTAGCTCCCTCTGAAATAAAGTTTCCTTAACTTCCACCTTGCAGAGGAGCATTTTGGTATCCAATGATCTGGTATCTGTTGTCTCTGCAGAAAGGGATTTAAGGTCTTGAACAATGGAGGAACATCTGCCCTATTCTGTTTCAGAGATCCTTACCAGTAGCTGACAATTTTTGAATGCCTGCCCGTGCCAGGCTGTTAAGCACTTTACGCGCCTGATCTCATTTACTCTCCGTGAATCTCTGGGGTAGTTTTATCCCTTCTTTATAGGTGAGGACACTGAGACTTACGATAAGTAACTcgcctcaggtcacacagcttagGGACCTGCGATTGGTGTACAAATCTGACTGCTGCGCCCAGGCCTTCACCACTCCTTTCTCACCGACTAGACGGAAGAGGCCTGAGACTACAGATCAAGGGCTTGGTCTTAGGCATGTGGCAGAACACAGTGCTTACTGCTGAGCTGGGCAGTGGATCCTGGAAATACTGGAGGGGAGTGCCTGCCAGGAGGTAGGAACGTGGACAGTTAGAGTGGCTGCATGTAGTACGTGGGACTTGATGGGGCGTCTGAGATTTGCATACTTCTCAGACCCATTCTGGGTGGAAGGTAGAGTCTAGTGTATGTACAAATGCCCTCTAATCTGGTCTAAATGATGGAGATCGGTAGTGGGTACTGACCGTGCTGCTGGGAGGAGTTCAGGGATGGGGAGAGGCTGTGCACGTGGAAGTAGTACCTTGAGCCAAACCACAGAACAGAAAATTGGAGCAGAATTATATAAATCAAGGTCAGAAATTTCCCGTCCAACCCACAGGGTGGAGTTTTCACTATTCCTATCCATCCTACTGAATATAAACCCTGATTTGATGTCAGTAAGCAGAAGGAGCAGCTGGCGGGACTCTCATTTCAGCTCTCGGCAGTCACCATGAATCTCAAGGTAGTCCTCGTGTTCCTGGCACTGTCCCTCATTACTGTCTTTGCCCTGGCCTATGTCTTGCTGACCAGCCAACGTAGCTCCAGCCAGCCTCCCCACTGCCCCTCTGTATCCTACAGTGCCCAGCCCTGGACACACCCTGGCCAGAGCCAGCTGTTTGCAGACCTGAGCCGAGAAGAGCTGACGGCTGTGATGAGCTTTCTGACCCAGAAGCTAGGGCCAGGCCTGGTGGATGCAGCTCAGGCCCAACCCTCAGACAACTGCGTCTTCTCGGTAGAGCTGGAGCTGCCCCCCAAGGCTGCAGCCCTGGCCCACCTGGACAGGGGGAGCCCCCCGCCTGCCCGGGAAGCACTGGCCATCGTTTTCTTTGGTGGACAACCCCAGCCCAATGTGACTGAGCTGCTGGTGGGGCCGCTGCCGCACCCCTCCTACCTGCGGGATGTGACTGTGGAGCGTCACGGGAGCCCCTTGCCCTATCACCGGCGCCCCGTGCTGGGAACTGAGTCTGCCCAGATGTGGAAGCATTTGAAAGAGGTGGAGCTCCCCAAGGCACCAGTCTTCCTGGCTTCTGTCTTCAACTACAATGGTTCCACTTTGGCAGCTCTGCACGCCACCCCTCGTGGCTTGCGCTCAGGGGACCGTGCTACCTGGATAGCCCTCTACCATAACATCTCAGGTGTTGGGATTTTCCTTCACCCTGTGGGGCTCGAGCTACTGCTGGACCACAGGGCCTTGGACCCTGCCCGCTGGGCTGTCCAGCAGGTCTTCTACCTTGGGCACTACTATGCAGACTTGGGTCAGCTGGAATGGGAGTTTAAGGCTGGCCGGCTGGAAGTGGTTAGAGTTCCTCTACCCCTGCCAGATGGGGCCTCGTCGCTGCGATCGCGGGTCTCCCCAGGTCCTCTTCCCCCTCTTCAGTTCTCACCTCAGGGCTCCCGGTACAGTGTGCAAGGGAACCTAGTGGCGTCCTCCCTTTGGACGTTTACCTTTGGCCATGGGGTGTTCAGTGGCATGAGGATTTTTGATGTTCGGTTCAAGGGTGAGCGAGTGGCCTATGAAGTCAGTGTCCAGGAGTGTGTTTCTATCTATGGTGCCGATTCACCCAAGACAATGATGACCCGATACCTGGATAGCAGCTATGGACTTGGCCATCACAGCCGGGGCTTGGTGCGGGGAGTGGACTGCCCCTATCAGTCTACCATGGTGGACATCCACGTATTAGTGGGCAAAGGGGCAGTCCAGCTGCTCccgggggctgtgtgtgtgtttgaggagGCCCAGGGACTACCCCTCCGCAGGCACCACGGTCACCTTCAGAGTCATTTCTATGGTGGTTTGGCTGGCTCGGCCCTTGTAGTCAGGTCTGTGTCCTCTGTAGGCAACTATGACTACATTTGGGACTTTGTATTGCACCCAAATGGGGCGCTTGAAGGGCGGGTCCATGCCACGGGCTACATCAACACAGCTTTCCTGAGCGGGGGCGAGGAGAGCCTCCTCTTTGGGAACCGCGTTGGGGAGAGAGTGCTGGGGGCGGTGCACACGCATGCCTTCCACTTCAAGCTGGACCTGGATGTGGCAGGTGAGTGCCCAGGGGATGAGGATTGAGCATTGGGGTGGGCCAGAGGGAAGGGAGACCCGCACATCAAGCCACATCAAGCCGGAAGAGGCAAGAGGGTGGCGTTCCAGCACCACAATTTATTGTGGCAACAGCAGGGACTGATCTGACTGTATTCAACTGCAGTCAGCCTAAATACTGGGCTTATTGGGTATTTGGCAAAAGGTAGAGAGTGTTCCCCCGCCCAGCCCCTCTGACCCGCTGCAATTGTGAAACCAGATGTAATGGCTGCGCTGTACTAGCTGGCTGCCTTAGCCTGTCTGTGGGTGGTGAACTTGCCCTTGCCCTGCCTGTCTGAGGCTGGACACGGCTGGAGCTGGGGCTCTGAGTTCTTCCTCATTCTGAGAGTcagtggaggtgggggaagcTGGGGCCTGAACAGAGATAGGGAGTAGTCTGTGTAAAGAGCTTCCTGAGAGTGGAGGTGGTCCTGGGGCCTGAGAAAAGGAGGTGCTAGCTGGGGGCTGCTCCGCAGGATTTCAGGCAACTGAGATTACAAGACAGGGGCCCATCCACCTCCTGGGGAGGACCATCCCATTCCTGCCAGCACGTGTCATTGCAGTGGGCTCTCTGGTGACATGGCAGGCATGCAATAGGCTTGCTGCAAGTGTAGAAAGGGATTTCTCAAGTAGGGCTCTAAGCACAAAGGGGACCTAAAGCTCCTGACAGATTTTTGTCCAGAACAAAATAATTAACTTATCAAGTTAGACTATTAGGCCCAGAAAGAAAATTGGGAATCCATCACACCCTCTCCATTTTTCAGTTACGGAAACtaaggagggtggggggagatgggTCAGGAAGTGGCTGTCCAAGTATAATGCACTGTAACAGCATATTTCTTGTGAAACATTTCCATATTCTCTTGAGTATAAAGATGgcgtgtgtgtgcatctgtgtgtgtgtgctgtgcggGTGGAGGGGAGAGCGCTAAGAAAACAGCATGAttgaaatgctattttaaatcATGCATTTTAACTAGGTTATTCTTGGACATATTTGGAATATGACTATTTTCTGACTTGAAGTTTTCTTTCCAGCATTTTGGCATTGAAGAGCCTTGTGTTAGGACATAAAATCAAATCACATTTATTGGACCAGCGTGCAGCACAGGCTGGTGCTGTGGGCCAGAGAGTCTGTGTCAGGCCCCTGCACACAGGACAACTGGCAGGGGCACTGGCTTCAGGAGAGTTCCCTGTGTGCCAGCACATTCATATGAGTCATGCCCAAAGGAACTAGCAGTCCGAACCTGCAGAAAGAGTATAAGTGTTCCAGGGATCTCCCAGACAATTTAAAGATATAAATCTACTTCCTTGTAAAAAAGACAAAGTGATACCTGccatactgagaaaaaaaatcaaagtctcAGAGCCAGGAGGAGTATGCAGGGCACCACGGAAGGGGACTGGGTTTTTCCATCCGGCTTCTCCAAGACAAATATCCCTTTCATAGTTAGAAGAATGTTATTAGCCACCTGTGTGTGCTTTTGCATTTATAGAGCTCAGCCACAACAGCTTTCCTTATGCCCATTGTAGCGATTCACCAAGTGAGAATCAGAGAAGCGAACAATTGGTCCAAAGTGTATTGGGTAGACCAGtgccaatagaactttctgcaatgatggaatgTTACATGTCTGCCTTGTCCAATATGTTAGCCGCTAGCCACAAGTAGCTATTGAGCACTTGGAATGTAgatagtgtgactgaggaactgaatttttaaattgaaagagCCACTTGTGGCCGGTGGTAACTGTGTTGGACAGGGCAAGTTCAAAGAAGGCGGGCTAGCTCTCAAGTCCAGACCTGGCTCCCAGCGCAGAGCTGACGAGCTCTGCTGTCCTTTGTCaggccagtgcagggggcatcaCGGAGAAAACAAGGGACCTGTCTCACCTGCTGTGgcactcctctccctcccctcaccctggcAGGGCTGAAAAACTGGGTGGTAGCTGAAGACGTGGTGTTTAAACCTGTGGCAGCCCCTTGGAGTCCGGAGCACCAACTGCAGCGCCCACAGCTGACTCGGCAGGTCCTGGGAAGGGAGGACCTGACAGCTTTTTTCTTGGGGGACCCCCTTCCCCGCTACCTTTACTTGGCTAGCAACCAGACTAATTCCTGGGGTCACCAGCGCGGGTACCGAATCCAGATCCACAGCCCTCTTGGCATACACATGCCCCTGGACAGCGACATGGAGAGGGCCCTCAgctgggggaggtgaggagggccCTGGGCACTGGGTGGTAGGGAAGGACTGGTCCCCTTCCCATCCCAGCTCTTGAAGACCCCAACTCACTAACCTCGATCATTCACCCCTGGACCTCTTCTCAGATCCAAGTAGATATGGGACGGGAATGGTCTCACACAGAATCTGATCCAAAGGATTTCTGGGCTGGTAAAGGCCCTTGACGTTTTCTGACACCACCTTCCTACAACATTCCTGGTCAGATACCAGCTTGTGGTGACccggaggaaggaggaggagtcaCAGAGCAGCAGCATCTATTACCAGAATGACATCTGGACACCCACTACAGCCTTTGCTGACTTCATCAACAATGAGACCCTGTTAGGAGAGGTTGGTAGCCCTCGGGGCAGAGGAAAGGAGCTCCCCTAAGCCTGGTGTCTTGGCTGCCCGGCCCCTGGCTGCAGGATGGAGGGAATGGTAGATTTCCAGTTCTTAGACTAGGGgcccgccagggagttccctgatgACCAACATGGGTCATCCCTCCTGGGGGTGAGATTAGCCCTGGGACCACCCTACAGCTTCACACATGGATTACCACGCCTGTTATTTGGGCCTGCGGCTGGGCAGAGGTGGAAGCAGGGCTGAGACTGGAGATTGGGGATTGTGGCTGAGGGGGGGTTCTCTGGGTCTCGCCTCCAGAGTCTCCagttcttcctcttcctgcaGGACCTGGTGGCTTGGGTTACAGCCAGCTTCCTGCACATCCCTCACGCTGAGGATGTCCCCAACACAGTGACTCTGGGGAACAGAGTTGGCTTCTTGCTCCGACCCTATAACTTCTTTGATGAGGACCCCTCCATCTTCTCCCCTGGCAGCGTCTACTTTGAGAAGGGCCAGGATGCTGGGCTCTGCAGTGTCAATCATGTGGCCTGCATCCCCCACCTGGCGGCCTGTGTCCCGGACCTGCCGCCTTTCTCTTACCAAGACTTGTAGCCCTGAGTGTGTGGTGGGACATGGGCAGGGCGGAGAGGGGGTGCCAAGACATGTACGTTcctctctctgttcccacttCCTGCTCCCCTGACACTCGACGCTTGGGAAACCGCCTCCTACCACGTAAACCCCCATatatcctttggttaattcttatttccagttcattttttaaaaatgatgaatttatACAAATGATGTTGATATTAAAAAAGCTAAAACACCACAAGTCCTACCACTCCGAAACAGCATTCACATTTGGTGAACGTTATACCCGACATTTCTTTAATGCATGTGCATTGAAGTGGAAGAATAGATAGAATTTTGTAAGAACTGATGGTGTgtgtaatttataataaaaagtattaCAAGACTTTTACTTGGATTTCTTCTCTTTGACTTTTGAAGTATCTAGACTCCCCCAGAGAATATTAAGGACTCTGGCCAAGGAAATTAGCCATGGAGGAGAGGGGACAAGGGGGACAGACCTGGCCAAGAAATGCTCCTTGGGAAGCtg
This sequence is a window from Pseudorca crassidens isolate mPseCra1 chromosome 19, mPseCra1.hap1, whole genome shotgun sequence. Protein-coding genes within it:
- the AOC2 gene encoding amine oxidase [copper-containing] 2 isoform X1; the protein is MNLKVVLVFLALSLITVFALAYVLLTSQRSSSQPPHCPSVSYSAQPWTHPGQSQLFADLSREELTAVMSFLTQKLGPGLVDAAQAQPSDNCVFSVELELPPKAAALAHLDRGSPPPAREALAIVFFGGQPQPNVTELLVGPLPHPSYLRDVTVERHGSPLPYHRRPVLGTESAQMWKHLKEVELPKAPVFLASVFNYNGSTLAALHATPRGLRSGDRATWIALYHNISGVGIFLHPVGLELLLDHRALDPARWAVQQVFYLGHYYADLGQLEWEFKAGRLEVVRVPLPLPDGASSLRSRVSPGPLPPLQFSPQGSRYSVQGNLVASSLWTFTFGHGVFSGMRIFDVRFKGERVAYEVSVQECVSIYGADSPKTMMTRYLDSSYGLGHHSRGLVRGVDCPYQSTMVDIHVLVGKGAVQLLPGAVCVFEEAQGLPLRRHHGHLQSHFYGGLAGSALVVRSVSSVGNYDYIWDFVLHPNGALEGRVHATGYINTAFLSGGEESLLFGNRVGERVLGAVHTHAFHFKLDLDVAGLKNWVVAEDVVFKPVAAPWSPEHQLQRPQLTRQVLGREDLTAFFLGDPLPRYLYLASNQTNSWGHQRGYRIQIHSPLGIHMPLDSDMERALSWGRYQLVVTRRKEEESQSSSIYYQNDIWTPTTAFADFINNETLLGEDLVAWVTASFLHIPHAEDVPNTVTLGNRVGFLLRPYNFFDEDPSIFSPGSVYFEKGQDAGLCSVNHVACIPHLAACVPDLPPFSYQDL
- the AOC2 gene encoding amine oxidase [copper-containing] 2 isoform X3, whose product is MNLKVVLVFLALSLITVFALAYVLLTSQRSSSQPPHCPSVSYSAQPWTHPGQSQLFADLSREELTAVMSFLTQKLGPGLVDAAQAQPSDNCVFSVELELPPKAAALAHLDRGSPPPAREALAIVFFGGQPQPNVTELLVGPLPHPSYLRDVTVERHGSPLPYHRRPVLGTESAQMWKHLKEVELPKAPVFLASVFNYNGSTLAALHATPRGLRSGDRATWIALYHNISGVGIFLHPVGLELLLDHRALDPARWAVQQVFYLGHYYADLGQLEWEFKAGRLEVVRVPLPLPDGASSLRSRVSPGPLPPLQFSPQGSRYSVQGNLVASSLWTFTFGHGVFSGMRIFDVRFKGERVAYEVSVQECVSIYGADSPKTMMTRYLDSSYGLGHHSRGLVRGVDCPYQSTMVDIHVLVGKGAVQLLPGAVCVFEEAQGLPLRRHHGHLQSHFYGGLAGSALVVRSVSSVGNYDYIWDFVLHPNGALEGRVHATGYINTAFLSGGEESLLFGNRVGERVLGAVHTHAFHFKLDLDVAGLKNWVVAEDVVFKPVAAPWSPEHQLQRPQLTRQVLGREDLTAFFLGDPLPRYLYLASNQTNSWGHQRGYRIQIHSPLGIHMPLDSDMERALSWGRSK
- the AOC2 gene encoding amine oxidase [copper-containing] 2 isoform X2, whose amino-acid sequence is MSFLTQKLGPGLVDAAQAQPSDNCVFSVELELPPKAAALAHLDRGSPPPAREALAIVFFGGQPQPNVTELLVGPLPHPSYLRDVTVERHGSPLPYHRRPVLGTESAQMWKHLKEVELPKAPVFLASVFNYNGSTLAALHATPRGLRSGDRATWIALYHNISGVGIFLHPVGLELLLDHRALDPARWAVQQVFYLGHYYADLGQLEWEFKAGRLEVVRVPLPLPDGASSLRSRVSPGPLPPLQFSPQGSRYSVQGNLVASSLWTFTFGHGVFSGMRIFDVRFKGERVAYEVSVQECVSIYGADSPKTMMTRYLDSSYGLGHHSRGLVRGVDCPYQSTMVDIHVLVGKGAVQLLPGAVCVFEEAQGLPLRRHHGHLQSHFYGGLAGSALVVRSVSSVGNYDYIWDFVLHPNGALEGRVHATGYINTAFLSGGEESLLFGNRVGERVLGAVHTHAFHFKLDLDVAGLKNWVVAEDVVFKPVAAPWSPEHQLQRPQLTRQVLGREDLTAFFLGDPLPRYLYLASNQTNSWGHQRGYRIQIHSPLGIHMPLDSDMERALSWGRYQLVVTRRKEEESQSSSIYYQNDIWTPTTAFADFINNETLLGEDLVAWVTASFLHIPHAEDVPNTVTLGNRVGFLLRPYNFFDEDPSIFSPGSVYFEKGQDAGLCSVNHVACIPHLAACVPDLPPFSYQDL